ACTGCTTGGGCGAAAGACTTACGAAATCTTTGCATCGCATTGGCCCAATGTCGGCGATAATCCCGTGGCTAACATATTGAATAATGCAAACAAGTTCGTTGTGACATCCGCTTTGGATCAGCTTGAATGGAAAAATACCATTCCGTTAACAGGAAATGTGGTATCGGAAGTCACACGGCTTAAAGAGCAAGAGGGTCCCTTACTCCAGATCCACGGAAGCTGGCAGCTCATTCAAACGCTACTGGCGCATGGCCTTGTCGATGAATTCCGACTGTGGACTTTTCCTGTTATGGTTGGCGGCGGGAAACGCTTGTTCAGTCAAGATGCACTGCCGACAGGATTAAAACTCGTTAAAACAAAAGCAACGTCGAGTGGCGTGATAATGAGTATCTACCGGCGTGAGCAGGTTTGATGAAATCGCAGGAATGTTACATCAGAACCCAATCACCTATTTGCACACTTTGATATGACCTTTGGGAGCGTGTTGGCACTGTTCGGGACGATGCTTGTGCTTGCGCTGATTCCAGGCGTCAGTGTGTGGGCGGTGTCGGCGAGGTCAGCTGCCTATGGGTTTGCTCACGGGGTTGCAGTCACACTTGGTATATTACTTGGTGACGTATTTTTTATCGTTCTGGCGATATATGGTTTAGTGTTTCTTGCTGAAATGATGGGCAGCTTCTTTGTTCTCATCAAGTACCTTGGGAGTGCTTATTTGATTTGGCTGGGAGTCGCGCTGCTGAGGTCAAGGTCTCAGGTTACAAAAAGCGAAGAGATTTCAAAGTCCACCATACTGTCCAGTTTTCTTATCGGACTGTTTATTACCTTGGGAGACCAGAAAGCGGTTTTGTTCTATCTTGGTTTTCTTCCTGCTTTTGTTGATCTTCAAGCTGTATCATTTGGTGATGTCACCATGATTGTGGCAATTGCGACACTGGCTTTGGGGATTGCAAAACTCGGTTACGCTTATCTGGCTCATCGCGGTAGTTTGCTTTTCAAGAGATCGGGAGCGAATCGTAGTGTTAAAGTCGCCGCTGGTTTGATCATGATTGGCGTTGGCGTTTTTATGGCAGTAAGCGCTTGGGATTGAATATCATCGTTGAGGCAAAGTAATCCCGGAAAATAGGTTGCATAAGTGAAAGCAAGTCCATACAGACAAATTAATGAAATTAACTATAGCTATTCTCTTATGTGTATCGCTTTGTTCTTTGCGGGCAGAGCTGGTTTCCGTGGCGTTGGATGGTGCTGAGTCAAGTAAGATAACTGCGACGGCAGGTCAGATTATAAAAATACACAACATTATCACCTCAGAGCTGGAGTGGGATTCACCCGATGCTTCCAATGCCTCACTTCCGCGTGGTATTTCAGTTAGGCTTGTTATTAGCAGCCAGGGGATTGTTATAGAAAAAGATACGTTCAAGGCAACGGCAGATGTCAGTTTGAAAATTGCGTCGGAGCAGGATACATCGCTTCATGGCATGTTGATTCCCGGACCAGCAGAGATCTGGCTCAAGGGCATTGCTGACGAATCCCAGGCTTTGCTCGTTGCAGAAGTACTGGAGAATGAAACATCCATTCTTGAGCCTGCCAGTACTTTTGTCCTCCCCTCTGCATCGGGGGATGTGGATTTGCAGCTGGAGAAAAGCTCCGACTTGGTAAACTGGGAGCCAGCGCTACTTGGAAATTACTCCAGTTCAAGTTCTCCTGTGTTTTTCCGCCTTCGGATTGTGAGGTAGCTTTTAGGTGGGCATTTTACGTTCAATATTCGGTCCATCAAAAGAGGAGATATGGAAGCAAGTTGCCGCATCGATAGAGGGTGACTATATTGATGGAGGTTTTTGGGGAAAGGATGAGCTGCGCTATCGTTCAGGTGAGTGGGAGTTCCTGCTTGATACTTACACGGTTAATAGCGGCAATAATACACAGACGACCTACACCAGGATGCGGGCTCCGTTCATCAACAAAGACGGACTGCATTTTAAGATCTATCGGGAAAATTTCTTTAGTGGTATCGGTAAGTTTTTTGGAATGCAGGACTTGGTAATCGGCGATGATTTATTTGATAACAATTTCATCATTAAGGGAAATTACGAAGACAAGGTGAAGCTGCTGCTCGCCTCTCAAAAGCTTCGCGATTTGATCCGTCAGCAACCTTACATTTCTATCGAGATTAAAGAGGATGATGGTTACTTTGGAACTAGTTTTCCAAGCGGGGTTGATATGCTTTACTTTACTTGTTATGGAGTGATTAAGGACGTGACTCTATTGCATGGACTTTTTGAAATGTTCACTTGTGTGCTGGAGCGTCTGGTAGAAATAGATAGTGCCTATGAGTCCGACCCTAATGTGAAATTGTGAAGAGTGGGATGCATAGTCTGGTTTGCAAGTGATAGAATAGGTGAACGTCTTAAACCTGTATTCCATTCAGTGAAAATTCGATTGATTAGAATTTTGTCAGCAGTGTTTGTTTTTGCTTTGATATGCTCTTGCGATGCGCCACCGTTAATAGGTCCTGGGACGCATGACTTTCATGCACCAGTTAGTAATGGTTATAGCATATGGCGTACATCATCTCATCAGATATCGATCGCTCCGGATAGTTATGTCAGTGGTTCAACAGCAATCATACCGACCAAAGTAATCGAATGTGATTTCGATGAACGGTTTGTGATCGCCAAACGACAAGGTCTCAGACAAAGCAATCCAGATGATACACATAGTACCCACAAAGAGCCTGATCCGTCTGTGTTCGACTACTGGATTCTTGATACCTCGCAGGCAGTTGTCTACGGACCGTTTAACAGTAACGAGTTTCGAGAAAAACGAAAAGAACTGGGTGTTCCCAATTCGCTCGCACTGAAAAATGTATATGATTTCAAGCCAAAAGATGGACCTAGCACATCTAACTAGCGAAGATGAATCAATTTGTTTCTGGGAACCTCCAATCTTTCATTTCTACTTTTGCTTTCGAACAGTTGTACCGCTCATCCAGGTGCTGCCGATGAGCATTGAGCGGGGAAACTCAGGAGCGCCGGATTCGTCGCGGTGGATCATGCCTTCGAGCATTTCGACTGCGGCTTCTCCGGTGACGTCATTGTGCTGATTCATGCCGGCCCATTTTGGTTCGGATGAACGCCATTCCAGCTGGACCAGGCCGATGTCTTTGGGCGCATGTATTTTCGCTTCTTTCAGCCATTTATGCACCGTATTATATAGAGTGAAGACAACATCAGGTCGATAGTTCTCGTACCAGTTCCAGAAGTGTCGGCGCTCTTTTTCTGCAACTTTGAAATCAAGCATTGGGATGGGGCTCGACGTCATTTGCGCAGCCTCTCTTCCGGCTTGGAATCCGGCTGAGAAGCGGCGTTCAACCAGACGGTCAATTCCCGCGTCGATGATCATGCCTGGGCGTTTGTAGCCGAGAGCTGCAACTTGGGCAACGGCTTCGTTGACCAGCATATGGTGGTCGGCACAGACAAACGATAGCGCAGGATTACGAGTTCGAACTCCAGTTACAATGCAGGGAAAGGCATCGATGAGTGGCTGGAAATGACTCGGTAGTTTGTTCTCCTTCATCAGGCCGACGATGAGTAATCCGCGGATGCTGCGGCTCTTGAGAATTCGCAGGAATGACTTTCCGCGTAGCTCAGGATCATGGAGCCAGAATGAGTCAATGGCATAACCCAGTGTCGATGCAGTCCGGCGCACCCCATCAACGTAAACCGGAATGGTCGGGTGATTGGTGAAGGCCTTTGGATCGGCGTTGGCATTGATCAACCCGAGTACCGCCTGGAAACCGGGTTGACGTGTTCGCCGCATGCGAACCATCAATTCGCTGACCACAGCGTTACGCTGATAGCCCAGCTTTTCCGCCATGCGTTGAATGCGCTTTTGAGTTTTGTCCGGTATTTGCGGATCCTTGCGCAAGGCCAGTGACACGGTGTTTTTGGAAACACCGGCGGCCTTTGCCACATCTGCCATACTTGGATTTTTCACAGTTACATTACTGTCAAGTAAATGAAGCCTTTTCGAGTCTTAAAATTTGTATCAGTCTCAGGGCATGAGTGTTACCCTAGGACTTGATTTTGGCACAAACTCCGTCCGCGCGCTACTCGTTCGTTGTAGTGACGGGACTGAACTCGGCACTTCGGTTGCCAATTATCCCAGCGGCAAGGAAGGCGTCCTTCTGGACGGCAAAGATGTGCATCTGGCGCGTCAACGTCCCAGTGATCACTTGCTTTCGATGGAGCAGTGCATTACCGGTGCTTTGAAAGAAGCTTCCGAAAAGCACGCGGATTTTTCGCCGGCAGATGTCGTCGGGATTGGTGTTGATGCGACTGGGTCGAGTCCCTTGCCGGTTGACTCCAGCAATGTCGCGCTCGGGATGAAGCCGGAGTTTACTGACAACCTTTCGGCACAGTGCTGGCTATGGAAAGACCATACGAGCCATGCCGAAGCGGCTGCCATTACCGAGACCGCTCGTAAGCATCGCCCTCAGTATGTCGCAAAATGCGGTAACACATATTCTTCCGAATGGTTTTGGAGCAAAATCTGGCGTTGCTTAAAGGACGACCCTGCGGTTTTTTCCGCCGCACATAGTTGGGTTGAATTCGCGGACTGGATTCCGTCTCAGCTCGCTGGCATTAACGACCCGGGCGCCATTCAGCGTGGCGTTTGCATGGCCGGTCACAAGGCACTTTATGCCGATGATTGGGGCGGTTTGCCGGACAAGGAATTTCTAACCATGCTCGATCCGAAGCTGGCCGACTTGCGGGATCGCCTCTACGACAAAGCGCATGATGCCTCAACCGTTGCCGGTGAGCTCTCTCCTGAGTGGGCCGGGAAAACCGGTTTGGGTGCGGGCATTCCGATTGCGATTGGGGAGATGGATGTGCATTACGGCGCCATCGGTTGCGGTGTTTCGGAGGGGACACTTGTAAAGGTCATTGGCACGTCGACTTGTGATTGCGGTGTGGTTTCCGCCGATAAGGAAGTTGCCGACATTCCTGGTATTTGCGGTATCGTGAAAGGAGCGATCCTGCCTGGCTTTTACGGCATCGAGGCCGGGCAGTCGGCCTGTGGCGACCTTTTCAAATGGTGGGTCGAGGGCGTTTGCGAAGGCAGCCCTGATCTTCATGCAAAACTGACGGCTGAAGTGGAAAACCTTCTCCCAGGCGAAAGCGGTTTACTCGCCCTGGATTGGAATAACGGCAACCGGACAGTGCTTGTCGATCAACGTCTGACCGGTCTCCTGCTGGGGCAGACTTTACATACAAGCCAGGCTGAAATTTACCGTTCATTGATCGAGGCAACGGCTTTTGGAGCGCGTATGATTATTGAGCGTGTGGAGGCCTACGGTGTGCCGATTCAACGCATAGTTTGTGCGGGCGGCATTGCAGAGAAGAACGGCATGCTGATGCAAATCTATGCGGATGTCACCGGCCGCGAAATGCTTGTTTCAGGCTCCAGTCAGGCCTGTGCACTAGGTGCGGCTGTTGGCGCATCCGTCATTGCCGGTATTCATCCGGATTTCAAAACCGCACAGGAGGCCATGACCACAGTTAAGGACATTGTTTATCAGCCTGACCTGGAAAATCACAAAATATACAATCAACTCTTTGAACTCTACCAGCAGGTTCATGACGCCTTTGGCGGTGTCAATCAAAGCGCTGACCTCGGTGCAGTGATGAAGGACCTGCTGAATCTTAAAGAAAGACAGACACAGAACAGCTAACTAGAATTTACCTGTATTTAACCGCAGAGTGCGCAAAGACTGCAAAATTTTTTTAATAAAC
The Rubellicoccus peritrichatus DNA segment above includes these coding regions:
- a CDS encoding DUF3997 domain-containing protein, with the translated sequence MFVFALICSCDAPPLIGPGTHDFHAPVSNGYSIWRTSSHQISIAPDSYVSGSTAIIPTKVIECDFDERFVIAKRQGLRQSNPDDTHSTHKEPDPSVFDYWILDTSQAVVYGPFNSNEFREKRKELGVPNSLALKNVYDFKPKDGPSTSN
- a CDS encoding LacI family DNA-binding transcriptional regulator, which gives rise to MKNPSMADVAKAAGVSKNTVSLALRKDPQIPDKTQKRIQRMAEKLGYQRNAVVSELMVRMRRTRQPGFQAVLGLINANADPKAFTNHPTIPVYVDGVRRTASTLGYAIDSFWLHDPELRGKSFLRILKSRSIRGLLIVGLMKENKLPSHFQPLIDAFPCIVTGVRTRNPALSFVCADHHMLVNEAVAQVAALGYKRPGMIIDAGIDRLVERRFSAGFQAGREAAQMTSSPIPMLDFKVAEKERRHFWNWYENYRPDVVFTLYNTVHKWLKEAKIHAPKDIGLVQLEWRSSEPKWAGMNQHNDVTGEAAVEMLEGMIHRDESGAPEFPRSMLIGSTWMSGTTVRKQK
- a CDS encoding ribulokinase — translated: MSVTLGLDFGTNSVRALLVRCSDGTELGTSVANYPSGKEGVLLDGKDVHLARQRPSDHLLSMEQCITGALKEASEKHADFSPADVVGIGVDATGSSPLPVDSSNVALGMKPEFTDNLSAQCWLWKDHTSHAEAAAITETARKHRPQYVAKCGNTYSSEWFWSKIWRCLKDDPAVFSAAHSWVEFADWIPSQLAGINDPGAIQRGVCMAGHKALYADDWGGLPDKEFLTMLDPKLADLRDRLYDKAHDASTVAGELSPEWAGKTGLGAGIPIAIGEMDVHYGAIGCGVSEGTLVKVIGTSTCDCGVVSADKEVADIPGICGIVKGAILPGFYGIEAGQSACGDLFKWWVEGVCEGSPDLHAKLTAEVENLLPGESGLLALDWNNGNRTVLVDQRLTGLLLGQTLHTSQAEIYRSLIEATAFGARMIIERVEAYGVPIQRIVCAGGIAEKNGMLMQIYADVTGREMLVSGSSQACALGAAVGASVIAGIHPDFKTAQEAMTTVKDIVYQPDLENHKIYNQLFELYQQVHDAFGGVNQSADLGAVMKDLLNLKERQTQNS
- a CDS encoding dihydrofolate reductase family protein yields the protein MRKIAILTFLTLDGVMQGPSSPEEDSSGGFARGGWAVNYWEDVMAQVMGEAMAEPYDLLLGRKTYEIFASHWPNVGDNPVANILNNANKFVVTSALDQLEWKNTIPLTGNVVSEVTRLKEQEGPLLQIHGSWQLIQTLLAHGLVDEFRLWTFPVMVGGGKRLFSQDALPTGLKLVKTKATSSGVIMSIYRREQV
- a CDS encoding LysE family translocator, translated to MTFGSVLALFGTMLVLALIPGVSVWAVSARSAAYGFAHGVAVTLGILLGDVFFIVLAIYGLVFLAEMMGSFFVLIKYLGSAYLIWLGVALLRSRSQVTKSEEISKSTILSSFLIGLFITLGDQKAVLFYLGFLPAFVDLQAVSFGDVTMIVAIATLALGIAKLGYAYLAHRGSLLFKRSGANRSVKVAAGLIMIGVGVFMAVSAWD